CCGTGGGACACGGTGGAGATCATCACGCCGCCGACGAGCCTCGAGGTCGGTACCCGCGTCGAGTTGCGCACGAAGATCGGCCCGGTCTGGATCCGCATCGTGGCCGAGCACGTGGCCTACGAACGCAATCGCTTCTTCGAGGACGTCATGCGCGAAGGTCCCTTCGCGCGGTGGCACCACAAGCACCTGTTCTTCGAGCACGAGGACGGCTGCCGGCTGCGCGACGAGATCGACTACGCGCCGCCCTTCGGCGTGCTCGGCCGGTTGGTCGACCCGATCTCGGTGCGCCCCAGATTGGCCAAGCTCTTCGAGCACCGGCACGAGGTCACGCGGCGCGAGGTGCTCGCGGCGCGGCCCTGAACGACCTCGAGCGTGTCCACGATTGCCAGTCCGTACGCCATGCGCTTCGACAGGTCCTCGCCCTCGACGAGCTTCTGACCCGACTCCGGGCCGGGCGAGGGATCGGTCACCGGGAACTCCAGGGGCAGGGCGTGTGCATCGAGCGTAGGCAGGCCGGCCGGGGGTTCGGCGTCGGCGGCGGACACGCCACGGAGCCTCGACGGCGCCCCCTCCTTCTCCGTAGATTCGGAGCGACGAACGTCTGCGTCCCGGGACGAGGTGATGCGCCGTGACCGCGCCACGACGTCCGTGGATCGTGCTCTTCTTCGTGCTCGCGTCGGTGACGTCGGCCCCCGGCGGACCGAACGTTCCCGATGCCACGATCGAGATCTTCCACGTACAGAACGCGGGAGTCCTGATCCGAGGAGGCGGCCACTCCGTTCTCGTCGATGCCCTCACCGACCTGACGAGCGAACCGGGCACGCCGCCGCGCCCGTTCGACCGTCTCGCGACGCCGCAACTCCAGGCGCTCCGCCACGGCCGATCCTCCGTCGGCTGCGTCGATCTGGTGCTCGTCACGCACCGTCATCCCGATCACTTCACCGATGCCGTCGTGCGCGACTACCTGGACGCGTGCCCCGACGCCGCTCTCTTCGCGCCCGACGTTCCGGAGTCGACGGAACGGCAGATCGTCGCGTCGATCCCCGTCACGACCCTCGCGCTCGAGCACGTCGCGCTCGGAGACGTGCCTTCGCAGACACCGCACGTGGGCCATGTGGTGCATCTCGGTGCCTGGGACGTCTTCCATTGCGGCGACGCGGCCGGTTCGCGACTGAACGTGGACCGGATCCGGCGCGTGACGACGTCGAGGCGTGCGTTGTTCCTCGTACCGTACTGGTTCCTCGAGGCCGAAGTCTCGCGGACCTGGATGGAGACGCTGGCCGACTCGACTCCGGTCGTGCTCCTGCACGTCGACCCATGGCGTCGACCGCGCGTGCAGCGCCTCGTCGACGACCTCGTCTCGTCGATACCGGGACTCGTGCTCCCGGAGGAACACGCCGACGTCCCGGGGCGCCGTCACGCCTGGACTTCGACGGAGTGACACACCGGCGTCGGTGGGGTCGGGCAGCACGGGCGACCGGATCGGCATCGATCGGCCGATCAGGATCCGACGAAGTCCCGCGGATCGAGCACCGAGTCCGGGAACGACCGCCGCAGCCGCCGGTCGTGACTGAGCAGCCGCAGGCCCATACCCCGCGCGACGGCCACGAACTGACAGTCGTAGGGCGTGGCGTCCGCCTCGAAGGCGAGGTCCAGCACGACGTCGAACGAAGGAAGGTGTTCGGTTCCGTCCATCCACGCACAGGCCCGTCGGTGGAGCGCGCGCGCCGCGTCGAGCGGCAGGCCCGTCTTACGGTGGTGCTCCCACAGCACGCTCGCGAACTCGCTGCGCCAGAGCAACGGAGCGTGCCACTGGTCGTCGCGACGCGCGATCGTCCGAGCGAGTTCGGTGTGTTGCGTGGGCAGGAAGAGATCGACGATCAGGTTCGTGTCGACCGCGATCACAGACGACCCCGACGGATCGCGCGACGGATCTCCGCCGGCGTCATCGGCTCGACCGCATGGGTGGCGTGGAGCGCGTCGACGGCCTCGAGCATCGCGTCCACGTCGGGCTTGTGCGGTGCGAGCGCCGCGTCGAGCAGCACGAGGATCTCGGAGTTCAGACTCCTGCGATTGCTCTCGGCCTGCGTGCGCAGCCGGACGAGCAGTTCCTCGGGCACGTTCTTGAGCGTCAGGTTCGGCATGGTGGTCATGATGCCGCCTCGACGGGAGGCGAGACACCAAAACGGTAGCGAAATGGTACCGTTCGGTCAAGACGCTCCGCGTTCCGCGCGGAGCGTTGGACTTCGCCCGCGCGGAGGAGCAGACTGGTCTTCCGACCCGCGACGTGTGCTCGTAACCGCCGCCCCCGAAGAAGGGGAGCGCCGGAGGATTCCCGTGGTCCGGACCGTTCTGCTCGTCGTGGCTTGTCTCGCCGCCGAGGACTATCCCCTTCCGGCCGGCACCCCCGTCTACGCCATGGCCGACGGTCGGGTGAGCTACTCCGGCCGCATGGACGGGTACGGTTGGCTCGTGGTCATCGATCACCCGCAGTTCGATCTCTACTCGCTGTACGGTCACCTGAGTCCGAGCCGATGGACGATCGAACCGGGCCCGGTGACGAAGGGAGACCGCATCGGATCGATCGGCGATGCGGACGAGAACGGAGGCACGCGGGAACGAACCATGGACCCCCATCTGCACCTCGGCGTGCGCGCGGGTCGACGCGCCGATCATCCCGGCAGCGGGCAGTGGCGTTGGATGGCCGGATGGACCGCGCCCTGCCCCCAGGACCTGGGATGGCTCCAGCCGTCCGCGATCATCGTCGCACAACACGTTCCGGCCGGCGGCTTCGTCGCACCGCACGGCGACTTCTTCGCGAAGTGGGGGATCGAGTTCCTCCTCGGGGTCGTTTGCGCTCTCGTGGCGTTGGGCGTGTCGATCTTCGCGATCCGGCGCAACCAGACGCTCCCGCTCTTCGTGGCCAGCGTGGCCTTGTACGCGATCGCGTGGCTACTCCAGGACCAGACGACACGCGTCGGGATCCTGATCCGCGCACTGTCCGTTCTGCTCGTGGTGATCGCAGCGGTGCGGCTGGCACGGCGGCCGGCTGGCGCGAAGGCGCGCGAGGAGTAGGCAGGCGCGGACGGGTTCGAGGAAGTGCTCGGGCGTCTCGCGATCGAAGATCCGGAACGGTCGGCCGCCTCTTCGTGGTACCCTGCAGCCCCTCGGAAAGCCGGACCCAGCACGCATTCCATCGAGAACCTGTTCATCGGCATCTCCGGAATCATCGGCGCGGGAAAGTCCACGTTGGCGCGGGCTCTGGGCGAGCACCTCGGCATGGACGTCTACTACGTTCCGGTCGCCACAACGAACACCTCGAGAACATCTACCCCGACACCGCGCGGCACAGCTTCGCGATGCAGGTCTACCTGCTGAACCGTCGATTCCAGCAGCACCAGGAGATCATCTGGCGTGCGCGCCCCGCGGCGCGCATGGCACCGCCTCGGTGGGAGATATGGCACCAGAATGATGCCGTCACGGTTCCACGCGGTCGATCGTCACGAACGGGGCGGCGGGCTCCCGCCCGGGCCGTGCCAGCTTGCACAGCGCTGTTCGGTAACCCCGGCGGCGAATCCGTGCTAACGTTCTCGGCTCCCTCCCAGCGCCCGAACCCGAGAAGAGGAAACCACGGTGATCACACGTGCCCGAGCCCGCACATGGCTCGCGCTGACCACGATCTTCGTCCTGACCGTCACCGCATCCGCCGAACACCACGATCACGAGAAGGACATCGAGCAGGCTGTCCTGAACTACGCGAACGCGCTCTACGACATGAAGCCCGAACTGATCGTCGAAAGCGTCAGCCCGAAGCTGCAGAAGGTGGGCTACATGCCTGCGCGGGACGGATCCGGCCTGGTCGAGGACTGGATGACCTTCGAACAGCTCGAGGAACTCGCCGGCCACCTCAACGAAAACGGTATGTTCGACCCGGCGACGTCTCCCCGGGACGTGACGATCCTCCACTACACCGACATGATCGCCACGGTGAAGCTGGACGCTGCCTGGGGCGTCGACTACATCCACCTGTCCCGTAACAGCGGCAAGTGGATGATCATGAACGTGATCTGGGAGATGCCGGCGGCGTGAGGGAAGGAACAGGTCGTCCACGTGGAGTCCATCGTTGATCGGCAGGACCCTCGCCCATTACGAGATCACCGCCCCGCTCGGCCGGGGCGGTATGGGCGAGGTCTACCGCGCCCGCGACACCAAGCTCGGCCGCGACGTCGCGATCAAGATCCTGCCGCGCGAGATGAGCGGCGACCCCGAGCGGATCGCACGTTTCCAGCGCGAGGCCCGCACGCTGGCCACGCTCCAGCATCCGAACATCGCCTCGGTCTACGGCTTCGAGGAGATCGCCGAGGCCCGCTTCCTGGTCATGGAGCTCGTCGAAGGAGAGGATCTCGCACAGCGGCTGGCGCGCGATCCACTGTCGGTGGACGAGGCGATCACGGTGGCGACTCAGATCGCCGCCGGGCTCGACGCCGCCCATGAACGCGGCATCGTCCACCGCGACCTCAAGCCCGCGAACGTCGTCCTGGCGTCCGACGGTGCGGCCAAGGTGCTCGACTTCGGCCTGGCCCGCGCCTACGGCCCCGAGCCCGAATCCCCCGAGGACCTCGACCACTCGCCCACCATCACCGCGGGCATGACACAGGCGGGTACGATCCTGGGCACCGCATCGTACATGAGTCCCGAGCAGGCCAAGGGACGGCCGGTCGATCAACGCGCCGACATCTGGGCCTGGGGCGTCATCCTGTGGGAGATGCTCGCCGGCCGGCGGCTCTTCACCGGGGATTCGGTCAGCGATACGCTCGCCGGTGTGCTGCGTCAGGACATCGACGTCGACGAGCTTCCCGCTGGGACGCCGGCCAACGTCCGCCGCCTGCTGGCCAAGTGCCTCGAGCGCGATCCGAAACGGCGCCTTCGTCACATCGGTGACGCGAGCATCTACTTCGAACAGCCGGACGCGGTCGCCGTGACGACGACCCAGACCGGTCCGTGGAAACCCGTCGCCGCCGTCGCGACGCTCGCCGCCGTCGCTCTCGCCGCGCTCCTCGTGCTGTTCCCGTCCGGCGAATCCGAAGACCGTACCGTCCGGCGCTGGGACTTCGGGCCGACGGCCGACGGCGGCGGCGCGGAACTGCGCGCGAGCATCTCGCCCGACGGCCGCACCATCGCCTACTCCGACCGCGCCGGCGTCTGGGTCCGGCGGATCGACGAACTCGAACCCCGCAATCTGGCGCGCACCGACGGGGCGAGCCAACTCACGTGGTCGTCGGATTCGCGGACGATTCTCTTCGCCGACGGACAGCACGTGTCGCGCGTGGCGGCGACGGGCGGACGCGTCCAGTCCGCGGGCACGGTCGCGTCGGGCGCGGCCGCGGCTTCGGGCAGCGTGGTCTGGAACGACGACGGCACCATCCTGATCACCAACGGCAACAGCGGTATCCATCGGATCACCGCGGCGGGCAACGATGCCGAGGTCTTCGTCGAGGTCGGCGAGGACGAA
This window of the Candidatus Krumholzibacteriia bacterium genome carries:
- a CDS encoding SRPBCC family protein; the protein is PWDTVEIITPPTSLEVGTRVELRTKIGPVWIRIVAEHVAYERNRFFEDVMREGPFARWHHKHLFFEHEDGCRLRDEIDYAPPFGVLGRLVDPISVRPRLAKLFEHRHEVTRREVLAARP
- a CDS encoding MBL fold metallo-hydrolase, which produces MTAPRRPWIVLFFVLASVTSAPGGPNVPDATIEIFHVQNAGVLIRGGGHSVLVDALTDLTSEPGTPPRPFDRLATPQLQALRHGRSSVGCVDLVLVTHRHPDHFTDAVVRDYLDACPDAALFAPDVPESTERQIVASIPVTTLALEHVALGDVPSQTPHVGHVVHLGAWDVFHCGDAAGSRLNVDRIRRVTTSRRALFLVPYWFLEAEVSRTWMETLADSTPVVLLHVDPWRRPRVQRLVDDLVSSIPGLVLPEEHADVPGRRHAWTSTE
- a CDS encoding type II toxin-antitoxin system VapC family toxin, with the protein product MIAVDTNLIVDLFLPTQHTELARTIARRDDQWHAPLLWRSEFASVLWEHHRKTGLPLDAARALHRRACAWMDGTEHLPSFDVVLDLAFEADATPYDCQFVAVARGMGLRLLSHDRRLRRSFPDSVLDPRDFVGS
- a CDS encoding Arc family DNA-binding protein, whose product is MTTMPNLTLKNVPEELLVRLRTQAESNRRSLNSEILVLLDAALAPHKPDVDAMLEAVDALHATHAVEPMTPAEIRRAIRRGRL
- a CDS encoding M23 family metallopeptidase, which codes for MVRTVLLVVACLAAEDYPLPAGTPVYAMADGRVSYSGRMDGYGWLVVIDHPQFDLYSLYGHLSPSRWTIEPGPVTKGDRIGSIGDADENGGTRERTMDPHLHLGVRAGRRADHPGSGQWRWMAGWTAPCPQDLGWLQPSAIIVAQHVPAGGFVAPHGDFFAKWGIEFLLGVVCALVALGVSIFAIRRNQTLPLFVASVALYAIAWLLQDQTTRVGILIRALSVLLVVIAAVRLARRPAGAKAREE
- a CDS encoding nuclear transport factor 2 family protein; translated protein: MITRARARTWLALTTIFVLTVTASAEHHDHEKDIEQAVLNYANALYDMKPELIVESVSPKLQKVGYMPARDGSGLVEDWMTFEQLEELAGHLNENGMFDPATSPRDVTILHYTDMIATVKLDAAWGVDYIHLSRNSGKWMIMNVIWEMPAA
- a CDS encoding protein kinase; the protein is MIGRTLAHYEITAPLGRGGMGEVYRARDTKLGRDVAIKILPREMSGDPERIARFQREARTLATLQHPNIASVYGFEEIAEARFLVMELVEGEDLAQRLARDPLSVDEAITVATQIAAGLDAAHERGIVHRDLKPANVVLASDGAAKVLDFGLARAYGPEPESPEDLDHSPTITAGMTQAGTILGTASYMSPEQAKGRPVDQRADIWAWGVILWEMLAGRRLFTGDSVSDTLAGVLRQDIDVDELPAGTPANVRRLLAKCLERDPKRRLRHIGDASIYFEQPDAVAVTTTQTGPWKPVAAVATLAAVALAALLVLFPSGESEDRTVRRWDFGPTADGGGAELRASISPDGRTIAYSDRAGVWVRRIDELEPRNLARTDGASQLTWSSDSRTILFADGQHVSRVAATGGRVQSAGTVASGAAAASGSVVWNDDGTILITNGNSGIHRITAAGNDAEVFVEVGEDEMDFHEITAVPDGRGWVFVVHEPKGRFGRLDLLTADGDRRTLLELENDIYDVAVDPAGYLVVQQAGTNAGIWAAPFDLGTLELTGRLALFAAGGSRATVSSNGTLVYTQSGGDLEGELVWLDAQGNELRVLTTVATERPFPRLSADGGEFVLPVTTDRGRDLWTFDADSGTGRLLQQTEALEDFATYAESGDRIYTYGPTDRGFMMSRLSPRSSEPAEELTIGVLPVAREDLGLLFHSRPRPGGFFFEICVLPLDELDAEPRVLVATDDVNWGAAPSPDGRYLAYSSNESGSYQVYLTDLPNADSRWQVSVEGGHWPQWSADGKALYFALDDGVYRASFDGDDGVRVGPPEVLFEYPTLPWAPAWSSGFAVDGSGERFLVVRNPRPEETDAVRVVVVENWAAEFEAGR